One Siniperca chuatsi isolate FFG_IHB_CAS linkage group LG5, ASM2008510v1, whole genome shotgun sequence DNA window includes the following coding sequences:
- the rsph14 gene encoding radial spoke head 14 homolog yields the protein MAASLIDPTRAPVAFGQRAVPQLFEELQQPEAGRRLRALASLCDLMHDPERLYQAVNGGFLEQLKVLFKDEDPAVRTKTCELLHALTGHSVGRQALLSSSLLPPLSELLDDDSSSCRRNVHRVLNRLTLLPAGAEALLALVPKLMLKLRQEEEEEEEEEEEEEVQVLLLSTLSRCSRLDALPALASDGVSLLGRKLSHRSPNIRREAAAAMMALSVCEDGKQQVCEEAVLPVVVDLLQDEDIEVQANAAGVVMYTVIITTGKQQCLDLNVVPVLLDLVSKSKEEEEEKDKERKGRRKSLIMYSLRALTALAEAPHCRLLLLEQLPLLVRRSEAAEEDRDIRRAAQTAVRVVTWTP from the exons ATGGCCGCTTCTCTGATAGACCCGACCCGGGCTCCGGTGGCCTTCGGGCAGCGGGCCGTTCCGCAGCTGTtcgaggagctgcagcagccggAGGCGGGCAGGAGGCTGCGGGCTCTGGCTTCACTCTGCGACCTGATGCACGACCCGGAGCGGCTCTACCAGGCTGTTAACGGGG GCTTCCTGGAGCAGCTGAAGGTTTTGTTTAAGGACGAAGATCCAGCAGTCAGAACAAAAACCTGCGAGCTGCTTCACGCGCTTACCGGCCACAGCGTCGGCAG ACAGgccctgctctcctcctccctcctcccccctctctccgaGCTGCTGGACGACGACTCGTCCTCCTGCAGGAGGAACGTCCACCGAGTGCTGAACCGCCTCACTCTGCTGCCTGCAG GTGCAGAGGCTCTCCTTGCTCTGGTTCCTAAACTGATGCTGAAGCtcagacaggaggaggaagaggaggaggaggaggaggaggaggaggaggtgcaggtgCTGCTCCTCTCCACCCTCAGCCGCTGCTCCAGGCTGGACGCTCTGCCGGCTCTGGCCTCTGACGGTGTCTCGCTGCTGGGCCGCAAACTCTCCCACCGCTCCCCGAACATCCGCAGGGAGGCGGCTGCAGCCATGATGGCCCTCAG TGTTTGCGAGGACGGGAAGCAGCAGGTGTGTGAGGAGGCGGTGCTTCCCGTCGTGGTCGATCTGCTGCAGGACGAAGACATCGAGGTTCAGGCCAACGCTGCAGGAGTCGTCATGTACACTGTGATCATCACCACAG GTAAGCAGCAGTGTCTGGATCTGAACGTCGTCCCCGTCCTCCTCGACCTGGTGTCTAagagcaaagaggaggaggaagagaaggataAGGAGAGGAAGGGCAGGAGAAAGTCCCTCATCATGTACTCCCTGCGAGCTCTGACCGCGCTGGCCGAAGCTCCACACTGCCGCCTCCTCCTGCTGGAGCAGCTCCCCCTGCTGGTGAGGAGGAGCGAGGCTGCAGAGGAGGACCGGGACATCCGGCGGGCCGCTCAGACCGCCGTCAGGGTCGTCACCTGGACTCCCTGA
- the srp19 gene encoding signal recognition particle 19 kDa protein isoform X1, translating to MAHLTENPADKERFICVYPVYINSKKTLAEGRRIPAEKAVENPSCAEIRDVLTAAGVNVYVENKMHPREWNRDVQFRGRVRVQVKEADGSFCQEKFTSRKDVMIYVAEMIPKLKTRTQKSGGGDTSSQQGEGGKKSKKKKK from the exons ATGGCTCATCTAACGGAAAACCCCGCGGATAAAGAGAG gttcATCTGCGTCTATCCGGTCTACATCAACAGTAAGAAGACGCTGGCTGAAGGACGAAGGATCCCCGCGGAGAAG gctgTGGAGAATCCGTCCTGCGCCGAGATCAGAGACGTCCTCACGGCGGCGGGGGTGAACGTCTACGTGGAG aaCAAAATGCACCCCAGGGAGTGGAACAGGGACGTCCAGTTCAGAGGTCGCGTCAGAGTTCAGGTGAAGGAGGCCGACGGCAGCTTCTGTCAGGAGAAATTCACCTCCC GTAAAGATGTGATGATTTACGTAGCTGAGATGATCCCTAAACTAAAGACTCGGACCCAGAAGAGCGGGGGAGGAGACACCAGCTCTcagcagggagagggaggaaagaagagcaagaaaaagaagaaatag
- the srp19 gene encoding signal recognition particle 19 kDa protein isoform X2 — translation MAHLTENPADKERFICVYPVYINSKKTLAEGRRIPAEKAVENPSCAEIRDVLTAAGVNVYVENKMHPREWNRDVQFRGRVRVQVKEADGSFCQEKFTSHTDVSCPFCFFR, via the exons ATGGCTCATCTAACGGAAAACCCCGCGGATAAAGAGAG gttcATCTGCGTCTATCCGGTCTACATCAACAGTAAGAAGACGCTGGCTGAAGGACGAAGGATCCCCGCGGAGAAG gctgTGGAGAATCCGTCCTGCGCCGAGATCAGAGACGTCCTCACGGCGGCGGGGGTGAACGTCTACGTGGAG aaCAAAATGCACCCCAGGGAGTGGAACAGGGACGTCCAGTTCAGAGGTCGCGTCAGAGTTCAGGTGAAGGAGGCCGACGGCAGCTTCTGTCAGGAGAAATTCACCTCCC ATACAGATGTGTCCTgtcctttctgtttcttcagGTAA